One stretch of Pedobacter riviphilus DNA includes these proteins:
- a CDS encoding TraB/GumN family protein, producing the protein MKKIKLLFIALLGFGLSLNAQPKKATNSLLWEISGNGLKKPSYLFGTHHLIGAKFADTMKVLQEKLKSADAVVGEIVMDSTIQKKMAPFLMMKNNTLDSLLTKAEFKEVEDYFKTKQPDFELKELNNFKPAMVSFMMVFFDNADLLKDVGEGIDNSFQAYAKNNGKSLYGLETAEYQGALLFDNDLQKQKKALLKSIREGDKSKQKMEELKTYYITQDIDKLTDFFKIQDEETKEFMTEVLKNRNKRWLDQLPALMQNQSLFIAVGAGHLVGTEGLIKGLQLKGYILKPVATN; encoded by the coding sequence ATGAAAAAAATTAAACTATTATTCATTGCCCTTTTAGGCTTCGGGCTCAGCCTTAACGCACAACCCAAGAAGGCAACGAACTCTCTTTTATGGGAAATTTCTGGTAATGGGCTAAAAAAGCCTTCCTATCTATTTGGCACGCATCATTTAATAGGGGCTAAATTTGCGGATACCATGAAGGTTTTGCAGGAGAAATTGAAATCGGCCGATGCGGTAGTGGGTGAAATTGTAATGGATAGTACCATACAGAAGAAAATGGCGCCTTTTTTAATGATGAAAAACAACACACTCGATAGTTTATTAACAAAAGCAGAATTTAAAGAGGTAGAAGATTATTTCAAAACCAAACAGCCCGATTTTGAATTAAAGGAGCTAAACAACTTTAAGCCTGCAATGGTGTCGTTTATGATGGTGTTTTTTGATAATGCAGATCTATTAAAAGATGTAGGAGAAGGAATTGATAATAGTTTCCAGGCATATGCTAAAAACAATGGTAAATCATTGTATGGGTTAGAAACAGCCGAGTATCAGGGAGCACTTTTATTCGATAATGATCTGCAAAAACAAAAAAAAGCATTGCTGAAATCGATTAGGGAGGGAGATAAAAGCAAACAAAAAATGGAAGAGCTGAAAACGTATTATATCACCCAGGATATCGATAAATTAACCGATTTTTTTAAAATACAAGACGAGGAAACCAAAGAGTTTATGACTGAAGTGTTAAAAAATCGAAATAAAAGATGGTTGGATCAATTACCTGCCTTAATGCAAAACCAGTCGTTGTTTATAGCGGTCGGGGCGGGTCATTTAGTAGGTACTGAAGGTTTGATAAAAGGACTGCAACTTAAAGGTTACATTTTGAAGCCTGTAGCAACCAATTAA
- a CDS encoding TlpA disulfide reductase family protein, which yields MKNALLLLIAICITTLVSAQQYVINAQITGFENGTKFYLNDSELDTDIDSAIIKNNVLNFKGMLRKTPQSLWVKTTVAKEFYYFTLLMGNEKINVKGDIKDFPFDLKITGSKTQDMHNKMIDLTKAGYKQRNKLVAEYFALTGDSAKLKAKAIWKVIGKIDSTDRITRMNFVRQNLNSFEALDALFYLKNDFPRDTIRKFYNSLHADFKNTLYAKRIDTYLKVGDIIDKGDSFYNFYAFDKDAKQHSLAELSGKYILLDFSTSFCGPCIESIPELKEISQKLNDNLSVVSFSCDAGKETWLKGLNRDQPQWLSLWDGKGFYGETIIKYGVSGYPTFVLINPQGKIVSKWSGYEKGALFKKVLGQISTKSN from the coding sequence ATGAAAAACGCGCTATTACTCCTTATTGCAATCTGCATCACCACGCTCGTTTCTGCCCAGCAGTATGTTATTAACGCACAAATTACTGGCTTTGAAAACGGAACTAAGTTTTACTTAAACGATTCGGAGCTTGATACCGACATTGATAGCGCCATAATCAAAAATAATGTTCTAAATTTCAAAGGCATGCTTAGGAAAACACCTCAATCATTATGGGTAAAAACAACTGTAGCCAAGGAGTTTTACTATTTTACCTTACTAATGGGAAATGAAAAAATTAATGTAAAGGGAGACATTAAGGATTTTCCTTTTGACCTGAAGATAACGGGATCAAAAACACAGGATATGCATAATAAAATGATAGACTTGACTAAAGCAGGTTATAAGCAACGGAATAAATTAGTAGCGGAATATTTTGCACTGACAGGAGATAGTGCGAAATTAAAGGCTAAAGCGATATGGAAGGTGATTGGGAAAATAGATAGTACAGACAGGATTACAAGAATGAATTTTGTAAGGCAGAATTTAAATAGTTTCGAAGCACTCGATGCTCTTTTCTATCTTAAAAATGACTTTCCGAGAGACACAATACGTAAATTTTACAATTCTCTCCATGCAGATTTTAAGAATACTTTATATGCAAAAAGAATTGATACGTATTTAAAGGTTGGGGATATTATCGATAAAGGAGATAGTTTCTACAATTTTTATGCTTTCGATAAAGATGCTAAGCAACATTCTTTAGCTGAGTTGTCGGGCAAGTATATATTATTGGATTTTTCAACTTCTTTCTGTGGCCCTTGTATAGAATCCATTCCAGAGTTAAAGGAAATCTCTCAAAAGCTCAATGATAATTTATCAGTAGTCTCCTTTTCATGTGATGCAGGGAAGGAAACTTGGTTAAAGGGCTTAAATAGAGATCAACCTCAATGGCTAAGCCTCTGGGATGGGAAAGGATTTTATGGCGAAACAATCATCAAATATGGTGTTTCTGGTTATCCTACTTTTGTACTAATCAATCCACAAGGCAAGATCGTCTCCAAATGGTCAGGCTATGAAAAAGGAGCACTATTTAAGAAAGTTCTTGGACAGATCTCTACAAAATCTAATTAA
- the amaB gene encoding L-piperidine-6-carboxylate dehydrogenase, translated as MTTDIQSILNKLGINASNAAYSTGSNWGGELNPNTLESFSPVDGKLIASAKVASAADYDAVVLKAQEAFTAWRSVPAPKRGEIVRQFGDALRENKDALGTLVSYEMGKSLQEGLGEVQEMIDICDFAVGLSRQLYGLTMHSERPSHRMYEQWHPLGIVGIISAFNFPVAVWSWNTALALVCGNVCIWKPSEKTPLTAVACQHIIAKVFKDNDIAEGVCNLVLGDREVGELMTNDGRIPLISATGSTRMGKAVGAAVGARLGKSLLELGGNNAIIISEHADLDMSLIGAVFGAVGTAGQRCTSTRRLIIHESVYDAFTAKLVKAYGQLRIGDPLDQNNHVGPLIDTDAVAAYLDSIAKCKAEGGNFVVEGGVLSGDAYTSGCYVKPCIAEVQNDFNIVQHETFAPILYLIKYKTLEEAIALQNAVPQGLSSAIMTLNLREAEQFLSANGSDCGIANVNIGTSGAEIGGAFGGEKETGGGRESGSDAWRAYMRRQTNTINYSNTLPLAQGIKFDL; from the coding sequence ATGACTACAGATATTCAATCCATTTTAAACAAACTGGGCATTAATGCAAGCAATGCCGCCTATAGTACAGGCAGCAATTGGGGCGGTGAACTTAATCCAAATACATTAGAAAGTTTTTCTCCTGTTGATGGTAAGCTGATTGCTTCGGCAAAGGTTGCAAGTGCTGCTGATTATGATGCTGTTGTACTTAAAGCGCAGGAAGCATTTACAGCATGGCGTTCGGTTCCAGCGCCCAAAAGAGGAGAAATTGTGCGCCAGTTTGGTGACGCATTACGCGAAAACAAAGATGCCTTGGGTACCTTAGTTTCTTACGAGATGGGCAAAAGTTTGCAGGAAGGGCTTGGCGAAGTACAGGAAATGATCGATATCTGTGATTTCGCCGTAGGTTTATCGAGACAGCTTTATGGTTTAACCATGCACAGCGAGCGCCCGAGCCACCGCATGTACGAACAATGGCATCCTTTGGGAATTGTAGGTATCATTTCTGCATTTAATTTTCCTGTAGCCGTATGGAGTTGGAATACCGCCCTGGCCTTGGTTTGCGGCAATGTTTGCATTTGGAAGCCATCAGAAAAAACCCCTTTAACCGCCGTTGCGTGCCAACATATTATTGCGAAGGTTTTTAAAGATAACGATATAGCCGAAGGCGTTTGTAACCTTGTTTTAGGAGATAGGGAAGTTGGAGAACTGATGACAAATGATGGACGCATCCCTTTAATTTCTGCCACCGGCTCTACAAGGATGGGCAAGGCAGTTGGCGCAGCTGTTGGTGCACGGTTAGGGAAAAGCCTGTTGGAGCTAGGCGGCAATAATGCCATTATCATTTCAGAACATGCTGATTTAGATATGAGTTTAATTGGTGCTGTATTTGGTGCTGTTGGTACTGCAGGCCAGCGCTGCACTTCTACCAGAAGATTAATTATACACGAAAGCGTATATGATGCTTTTACTGCTAAACTGGTTAAAGCTTACGGACAGTTGCGCATAGGCGATCCATTAGATCAAAATAACCACGTTGGTCCGCTGATTGATACCGATGCAGTTGCAGCTTACCTAGATTCTATAGCAAAATGTAAGGCCGAAGGCGGCAATTTTGTGGTAGAAGGAGGCGTTTTATCTGGCGATGCTTATACAAGCGGGTGTTATGTAAAACCATGTATTGCCGAAGTTCAGAATGATTTTAACATTGTTCAGCATGAAACATTTGCGCCTATTTTATATCTGATTAAATACAAAACATTAGAGGAGGCCATTGCCTTGCAAAATGCCGTTCCTCAAGGATTATCATCGGCCATTATGACCTTGAATTTAAGAGAGGCTGAGCAGTTCTTATCCGCTAACGGATCTGACTGTGGCATAGCCAACGTAAATATCGGTACTTCAGGTGCAGAAATTGGTGGTGCTTTTGGTGGTGAGAAAGAAACCGGTGGTGGCCGTGAAAGTGGATCGGATGCCTGGAGAGCTTATATGCGCAGACAAACCAATACCATCAATTATTCGAATACACTGCCTTTAGCACAGGGGATAAAATTTGATTTGTAA
- a CDS encoding GIN domain-containing protein, with protein sequence MKTSIKNLFAAALVMVTLSSATVVANATENNTSYTALTKVKNISKIVVSGNVKLILVQDAKESVVVYDQYYTKNALVQQQGEELRISSFDKNTLTVIAHVNNLTAIEASNTASVNTAGNFNLLNLSIVLNDEASADIKANTVNLSTNIKDGASLKLEGTTDTHQAVLGVASKINMDGFTAQESSIRLTGKSLLANNNKSRYDDIQVDILEKLF encoded by the coding sequence ATGAAAACTTCTATCAAAAATTTATTCGCAGCAGCATTAGTAATGGTTACTTTAAGCAGCGCAACAGTAGTAGCAAACGCAACAGAAAATAATACCAGCTACACTGCATTAACAAAAGTTAAAAACATAAGCAAAATTGTAGTTTCCGGAAATGTGAAACTGATCCTTGTTCAGGATGCCAAAGAAAGTGTTGTGGTTTATGATCAGTATTATACCAAAAATGCGTTGGTGCAACAGCAGGGCGAAGAACTTAGGATCAGCTCTTTTGATAAAAATACCCTAACCGTAATTGCCCACGTAAACAATTTAACTGCCATCGAAGCTTCAAATACTGCAAGTGTAAACACTGCTGGAAATTTCAACCTGTTAAACCTAAGCATTGTTTTAAATGATGAGGCATCGGCAGATATTAAAGCCAATACGGTTAATTTATCAACAAATATTAAAGATGGCGCATCATTAAAATTGGAAGGCACTACCGATACACACCAAGCTGTTTTGGGCGTAGCATCGAAAATAAACATGGACGGTTTTACCGCTCAAGAAAGTAGTATCAGATTAACAGGAAAATCACTTTTAGCAAACAACAACAAATCCCGCTACGATGATATACAAGTAGATATACTAGAAAAACTATTCTAA